In one window of Ovis aries strain OAR_USU_Benz2616 breed Rambouillet chromosome 3, ARS-UI_Ramb_v3.0, whole genome shotgun sequence DNA:
- the LOC101106515 gene encoding olfactory receptor 10AD1-like, with amino-acid sequence MESRGEFNQRQLNDRYPPPEMRKEEGKEKRSRNKWKNWLSLLCFLCPSSSSGSTPVDLRNGSTVTEFILVGFEQSSPPTQALLFALFLALYSLAMAMNGLIIFITWTDPRLSSPMYFFLGHLSFLDVCFITTTIPHMLIHLTVKNHTVSFVACITQMYLVFCVGVAECILLAFMAYDRYVAICHPLSYAQIMSRQVCVSLVSTAWSFGLINGILLEYMSFQNPFCRDSHIENFFCEAPIVISLSCGDPQFSLRVIFADAIVVLLSPMVLIVISYARILASILGRNSSSGRGKTFSTCASHLTVVIFLYTSAMLSYMNPRSTHGPDKDKPFSLLYTIITPMCNPVIYSFRNKEMKGAMVRALGRSSLSQAESV; translated from the exons ATGGAGAGCAGAGGGGAATTCAACCAGAGGCAGCTCAATGATAGATACCCACCACCagagatgagaaaggaagaaggaaaagaaaagagaagtagaAATAAGTGGAAAAACTGG CTGTCTCTCTTGTgctttctctgtccctcctcCTCAAGTGGATCCACACCAGTGGACCTAAGGAATGGCAGCACCGTGACTGAGTTTATCCTCGTGGGCTTTGAGCAGAGCTCCCCACCCACTCAGGCATTGCTCTTTGCCCTCTTCCTAGCCCTCTACAGCCTTGCCATGGCCATGAATGGcctcatcatcttcatcacctgGACAGACCCCAGGCTCAGCagccccatgtacttcttccttgGCCACCTGTCCTTCCTGGATGTCtgcttcatcaccaccaccatcccacACATGCTGATCCACCTGACAGTGAAGAACCATACTGTCTCCTTTGTTGCTTGCATCACCCAGATGTACTTGGTCTTCTGTGTGGGTGTGGCTGAGTGCATCCTCTTGGCTTTCATGGCCTATGACCGTTATGTTGCCATCTGCCACCCACTTAGCTATGCCCAGATCATGAGCCGGCAGGTCTGTGTGAGCCTGGTGAGTACAGCCTGGTCCTTTGGGCTGATCAATGGCATCTTGCTTGAGTATATGTCATTCCAGAACCCCTTCTGCAGAGACAGCCACATAGAAAACTTCTTCTGTGAGGCCCCCATAGTGATTTCTCTCTCCTGTGGAGATCCCCAGTTTAGTCTGAGAGTCATCTTTGCTGATGCCATTGTGGTGCTGCTCAGCCCCATGGTGCTCATCGTCATCTCCTATGCCCGCATCCTGGCCTCCATCCTGGGCAGGAACTCCTCCTCTGGTCGAGGCAAGACCTTCTCTACTTGTGCCTCCCATCTGACCGTGGTCATTTTTCTCTATACCTCGGCCATGCTGTCTTACATGAACCCCCGCAGTACACATGGTCCTGACAAAGACAAGCCTTTCTCCCTCCTCTACACCATCATCACCCCCATGTGCAACCCCGTCATCTACAGTTTCCgaaacaaagaaatgaagggGGCCATGGTGAGGGCCCTTGGGAGGAGCAGCCTTTCCCAGGCAGAGTCTGTCTAG